One Gemmatimonadaceae bacterium genomic window, CGATCAAGGCCAGCATGCGCATTACGCATCATGCGAGGCTCAAGCCGGAGTGCGCATCGGCGCTCGACTTCTTGTTGCACAACACGTCGGTACTGGGCGACCGTCTCGGGCCGATTCTCTTTCAGTTGCCGCCGAACATGGAGAAGGATCTTCAGCGGCTGCGTGGTTTTCTCGGGTTGCTGCCGCCGAATCGTCGCTTCACGATCGAGTTCCGTCACGAGAGCTGGTTCGACAACGAGGTCTACGCGGCGCTGCGCGAGCACGACGTCGCCATGTGTCTCAACGAGCAAGAGGACTTCGCGTGCCCGATCCACGCGACCGCATCGTGGGGCTACGTGCGTTTGCATCGATTGGATTACGACGCTGCGACGTTAGGCAGGTGGGCGTCATGCATCGGCGGACAGGGCTGGAGCGATGCGTACGT contains:
- a CDS encoding DUF72 domain-containing protein, translating into MRLLAGTSGYAFKEWKGVFYPPEIGDDAWLRYYAGQFPTVEINNTFYRLPRQPVLQEWAAQVPEQFTFSIKASMRITHHARLKPECASALDFLLHNTSVLGDRLGPILFQLPPNMEKDLQRLRGFLGLLPPNRRFTIEFRHESWFDNEVYAALREHDVAMCLNEQEDFACPIHATASWGYVRLHRLDYDAATLGRWASCIGGQGWSDAYVYFKHDEGVGSGPPAVGAFLQASAAV